The following coding sequences are from one Saccopteryx bilineata isolate mSacBil1 chromosome 3, mSacBil1_pri_phased_curated, whole genome shotgun sequence window:
- the ZNF574 gene encoding zinc finger protein 574, whose product MTEESEETVLYIEHRFVCSECNQLYGSLEEVLMHQNSHVPQQHFELVGVADPGVTVATEAASGTGLYQTVVQESQYQCLECGQLLLSPSQLLEHQELHLKMMAPQEAVPAEPPPKVPALSSSTIHYECVDCKALFASQELWLNHRQTHLRATPTKSQAPVILGPPVVLGSPMGPARVAMEHSYRKTEEGGEGAAVSSAATTTTEVVTEVELLLYKCSECSQLFQLPADFLEHQATHFPAPAPESEEPALQQETLTSSPAEVPVTQPDPLPSSDHSYELRNGEAIGRDRRGRKARKNNSGEPGGAATQELFCSACDQLFLSPHQLQQHLRSHREGVFKCPLCSRVFPSPSSLDQHLGDHSSESHFLCVDCGLAFGTEALLLAHRRAHTPNPLHSCPCGKNFVNLTKFLYHRRTHGVGGVPLPSTPVPPEEPVTGFSEPASAETGEPEVSEPPMSEESSAEPAAPGTYRCLLCSREFGKALQLTRHQRFVHRLERRHKCGICGKMFKKKSHVRNHLRTHTGERPFPCPDCSKPFNSPANLARHRLTHTGERPYRCGDCGKAFTQSSTLRQHRLVHAQHFPYRCQECGVRFHRPYRLLMHRYHHTGEYPYKCRECPRSFLLRRLLEVHQLVAHAGRQPHRCPSCGAAFPSSLRLREHRCAAAAAQGPRRFECGTCGKKVGSAARLQAHEAAHAAAGPGEVLAKEPPAPRAPRATRTPVAPPVALAGTAATAPAGTAAPARRRGLECSECKKLFSTETSLQVHRRIHTGERPYPCPDCGKAFRQSTHLKDHRRLHTGERPFACEVCGKAFAISMRLAEHRRIHTGERPYSCPDCGKSYRSFSNLWKHRKTHQQQHQAAVRQQLAEAEAAVGLAVMETAVETLPLVEAIEIYPLTEAEGVQISG is encoded by the coding sequence ATGACTGAGGAATCAGAGGAGACGGTCCTGTACATTGAACATCGCTTTGTCTGCTCAGAGTGCAACCAGCTTTATGGCTCCCTGGAGGAGGTGCTCATGCACCAGAACTCCCACGTGCCTCAGCAGCACTTTGAGCTTGTGGGTGTGGCTGACCCTGGAGTCACTGTGGCCACAGAGGCAGCTTCTGGCACAGGCCTATATCAGACTGTAGTGCAGGAGAGCCAGTACCAGTGCCTAGAGTGTGGGCAGCTGCTCTTGTCACCCAGCCAGCTCCTGGAGCACCAGGAACTGCACCTGAAAATGATGGCGCCCCAGGAGGCAGTGCCAGCTGAGCCACCACCTAAGGTGCCTGCCCTAAGCTCCAGTACCATCCACTATGAATGTGTTGATTGCAAGGCTCTTTTTGCCAGCCAGGAGCTCTGGCTAAACCACCGCCAGACGCACCTCAGGGCCACTCCCACCAAGTCTCAGGCCCCAGTTATTCTGGGGCCCCCAGTTGTCCTAGGATCTCCCATGGGTCCAGCCCGTGTGGCCATGGAGCACTCATACCGCAAaacagaagagggaggggaaggggcagctgTCTCTTCTGCTGCTACCACCACCACTGAGGTGGTGACCGAGGTGGAGCTGCTTCTCTACAAGTGCTCTGAGTGCTCCCAGCTCTTCCAGCTGCCAGCTGACTTTCTGGAGCACCAGGCCACTCattttcctgctcctgccccagaGTCTGAGGAGCCTGCCTTGCAGCAGGAGACCCTGACCTCCTCACCTGCAGAGGTGCCTGTGACTCAGCCTGATCCCCTACCATCCTCTGACCACAGTTATGAGCTGCGCAATGGTGAAGCCATTGGGCGTGATCGCCGGGGACGCAAGGCCCGGAAGAACAACAGTGGAGAGCCAGGTGGGGCAGCCACCCAGGAGCTCTTTTGCTCAGCCTGTGATCAGCTCTTTCTCTCACCTCACCAGCTACAACAGCACCTGCGGAGTCACCGGGAGGGTGTCTTTAAGTGCCCCCTGTGCAGTCGTGTCTTCCCTAGTCCTTCCAGTCTGGACCAGCACCTCGGAGACCACAGCAGTGAGTCTCACTTCCTTTGTGTGGACTGTGGTCTGGCCTTTGGGACAGAGGCCCTCCTCCTGGCCCATCGGCGAGCCCACACCCCAAATCCTCTGCATTCGTGTCCATGTGGAAAGAACTTTGTCAACCTTACCAAGTTCCTTTATCATCGGCGTACCCACGGGGTGGGAGGTGTCCCTTTACCCTCAACACCAGTCCCACCAGAGGAGCCTGTTACTGGTTTCTCTGAGCCAGCTTCGGCAGAAACTGGAGAGCCAGAGGTTTCAGAGCCCCCCATGTCTGAAGAGAGCTCAGCAGAGCCTGCTGCCCCAGGCACCTACCGCTGCCTACTATGCAGCCGTGAGTTTGGCAAGGCATTACAGCTCACCCGGCACCAGCGTTTTGTGCACCGGCTAGAACGGCGCCATAAGTGTGGCATTTGTGGCAAGATGTTCAAGAAGAAGTCTCATGTGCGAAACCATTTGCGCACACACACAGGCGAacggcccttcccctgcccagaCTGCTCTAAGCCCTTCAACTCGCCTGCCAACCTGGCCCGCCACCGGCTCACACACACGGGGGAACGGCCCTACCGGTGTGGGGACTGTGGCAAGGCTTTCACACAAAGCTCCACACTGAGGCAGCATCGCCTGGTGCATGCCCAGCACTTCCCCTACCGCTGCCAGGAGTGCGGCGTGCGTTTTCACCGCCCCTATCGTCTGCTCATGCACCGCTACCACCACACTGGCGAGTACCCCTACAAGTGTCGCGAGTGCCCCCGCTCCTTCTTGCTGCGCCGGCTGCTGGAAGTGCACCAGCTTGTGGCCCACGCTGGGCGCCAGCCTCACCGCTGCCCATCCTGTGGGGCTGCCTTCCCTTCCTCACTGCGCCTCCGTGAACACCGCTGtgcagctgctgctgcccagggcCCAAGGCGCTTTGAGTGTGGTACCTGTGGCAAAAAAGTGGGCTCAGCTGCTCGGCTGCAAGCACATGAGGCGGCCCATGCAGCTGCTGGGCCTGGAGAGGTCCTAGCTAAGGAGCCCCCAGCACCCCGGGCCCCAAGAGCCACTCGCACACCAGTGGCACCCCCTGTGGCCCTTGCAGGCACTGCTGCTACAGCCCCTGCAGGCACTGCAGCTCCTGCTCGACGCCGGGGCCTGGAGTGCAGTGAGTGTAAGAAGCTCTTCAGCACAGAGACGTCACTGCAGGTGCACCGGCGCATCCACACAGGCGAGCGGCCCTACCCGTGTCCAGACTGTGGCAAGGCCTTCCGTCAGAGTACCCACCTGAAGGACCACCGGCGCCTGCACACAGGTGAGCGGCCCTTTGCCTGTGAAGTGTGTGGCAAGGCCTTTGCCATCTCCATGCGCCTGGCAGAACATCGCCGCATTCACACAGGTGAACGGCCCTACTCCTGCCCTGACTGTGGCAAGAGCTACCGCTCCTTCTCCAACCTGTGGAAACACCGCAAGACCCACCAACAGCAGCATCAGGCAGCTGTGCGGCAGCAGCTTGCAGAGGCAGAGGCTGCTGTTGGCCTGGCAGTAATGGAGACTGCAGTGGAGACGCTGCCCCTGGTGGAGGCCATTGAGATCTACCCTCTGACTGAGGCGGAGGGGGTCCAGATCAGTGGCTGA